The Sphingobacterium bambusae genome includes a window with the following:
- a CDS encoding beta galactosidase jelly roll domain-containing protein produces MLLPMNELGLEAGYACYETLLNTTSRQATLELEHVRDYAVVYVDGHLQGSLDDSRKKIVLSGMSGKHHLQLFVENIGRITYGPEILDNSKGLFGWVKLDGEHVEDWTMKTLDIKNYHVEDLSFSKDSTLHAPCFYQGVFSTDASSSPIYLDISGWGMGEVWINGHYLGSFWEQEKQQSLLIPSNYLIPGTNTLVVFEMHDKAQQIMKLTDKPVFK; encoded by the coding sequence ATGTTACTACCAATGAATGAACTGGGCCTAGAGGCGGGATATGCCTGCTACGAAACCCTTCTAAACACGACCTCGCGCCAGGCAACACTTGAACTGGAACATGTGCGGGACTATGCGGTCGTATACGTTGATGGCCATCTGCAAGGCTCTCTAGACGATAGCCGAAAAAAGATTGTCCTAAGCGGCATGTCCGGTAAACATCACTTACAGCTGTTTGTTGAGAATATTGGCAGAATAACCTATGGCCCCGAAATTCTCGACAACTCAAAAGGTCTCTTCGGATGGGTAAAGTTGGACGGTGAGCATGTCGAGGACTGGACCATGAAAACATTGGACATTAAAAATTATCATGTGGAGGATCTGTCCTTCTCTAAAGATTCGACATTGCACGCGCCATGCTTCTATCAAGGCGTATTTTCAACTGATGCTTCCTCAAGCCCTATTTATTTGGATATTTCGGGCTGGGGAATGGGTGAAGTATGGATCAACGGCCACTACTTGGGATCCTTCTGGGAGCAGGAAAAACAGCAATCATTGCTCATTCCTTCCAATTATCTTATCCCTGGCACAAATACTTTGGTGGTATTTGAGATGCACGACAAGGCACAGCAAATTATGAAGCTAACGGATAAGCCAGTCTTTAAATGA
- a CDS encoding glycoside hydrolase family 2 protein, with protein MKIKHYLSKTWSLLILLPFYLSAQTMTNVHGRKVQVLNGRWNAIIDQYAQGRKNEIYLNKKPEGKTEFYEYAFKHGLRLNVPADWNSQAPELKYYEGTVWYAREFDSQRQAGKRHFLYFGAVNYRCRIYLNGEQLGEHEGGFTPFQFEVTDKLLEKDNFLAVEVDNSRSPHAIPAMAFDWWNYGGITRDVFLIETPELFIEDYFIRLDKHLPDHIDAEIKLSQPVAGARINLRIPELRINQTLRTDAQGKAQLTFKVEKLQRWSPAAPKRYEVVVAHAGEEISEEMAFRNLWVKGEDIFLNGEPIFLKATSFHEEIPQRQGRAFSEADAVMLLSEAKALGCNMIRLAHYPQNEHTVRLAEKMGFLLWQEIPIWQGINFDNTKTKEKAQGMIREMVGRDKNRGAIAFWGVANETQPSPSRNSFLLDLIAQCKSIDSTRLIIAAFDLVKFDRQRQLFVMDDPFVKELDVVAVNKYLGWYHPWPVSPDRSLWEVARGQPLIISEFGGEALYGQTGKADMISSWSEDYQARLYADNLEMFKHIPNLRGTAPWILFDFRSPFRFHPSNQEGWNRKGLVSDQGHRKKAWYLMKSYYESIP; from the coding sequence ATGAAGATAAAGCACTATTTATCCAAAACATGGAGCCTTTTGATCCTGCTGCCCTTTTACCTTTCGGCACAGACCATGACCAACGTGCATGGCCGGAAAGTTCAGGTACTGAACGGTAGATGGAATGCCATCATCGATCAATATGCGCAGGGGCGAAAAAATGAAATATACTTAAACAAAAAACCAGAAGGAAAAACAGAGTTTTACGAATATGCCTTTAAGCACGGCCTACGGCTTAATGTTCCCGCTGACTGGAACAGTCAAGCGCCCGAGCTTAAATATTACGAAGGAACAGTATGGTATGCTCGAGAGTTTGATTCCCAAAGACAAGCTGGAAAACGCCATTTTCTCTACTTCGGGGCAGTCAACTACCGCTGCAGAATATACTTAAACGGTGAGCAACTGGGAGAGCATGAAGGGGGCTTCACACCTTTTCAATTTGAAGTCACCGATAAGCTCCTAGAAAAGGACAACTTTCTGGCTGTAGAAGTCGATAACAGCCGCAGTCCTCACGCTATCCCTGCAATGGCCTTCGACTGGTGGAACTACGGTGGTATTACCCGTGATGTGTTTCTGATAGAGACGCCCGAGCTGTTTATTGAAGACTATTTTATAAGGCTGGACAAACACCTGCCAGACCACATAGATGCTGAGATCAAGCTTTCGCAGCCGGTAGCAGGAGCGCGGATCAATCTTCGAATACCTGAGCTACGCATTAACCAGACACTTCGCACCGATGCGCAGGGCAAGGCCCAGTTGACATTTAAAGTTGAAAAACTACAACGCTGGTCTCCAGCAGCCCCAAAGCGCTATGAAGTTGTTGTGGCGCATGCTGGGGAAGAAATCAGCGAAGAGATGGCTTTCCGTAACCTTTGGGTTAAAGGGGAAGATATATTTCTGAATGGCGAACCAATCTTCCTAAAAGCGACTTCTTTTCATGAGGAAATACCGCAACGCCAAGGACGTGCATTCTCAGAGGCTGACGCCGTAATGCTCCTTTCGGAAGCCAAGGCTCTTGGATGCAATATGATCCGGCTGGCCCACTACCCACAGAATGAACATACCGTAAGGTTAGCAGAAAAAATGGGCTTTTTACTATGGCAGGAAATACCGATATGGCAAGGCATAAATTTCGACAACACAAAGACTAAAGAAAAGGCGCAGGGGATGATCCGCGAGATGGTTGGAAGGGACAAAAACAGAGGAGCTATCGCATTTTGGGGAGTCGCCAATGAGACGCAACCTTCACCCTCACGCAACAGCTTTCTGCTAGACCTCATCGCACAATGCAAATCAATAGACAGCACTAGGCTAATTATTGCTGCATTTGACTTAGTAAAATTCGACCGCCAGAGGCAGCTATTTGTCATGGACGATCCATTCGTGAAGGAACTTGATGTCGTAGCGGTCAACAAATATTTGGGCTGGTACCACCCATGGCCCGTAAGTCCTGATCGATCCCTTTGGGAGGTTGCTAGAGGGCAGCCGCTCATTATTTCCGAATTCGGCGGCGAGGCACTGTATGGACAAACGGGCAAAGCGGATATGATTAGCTCGTGGAGCGAAGACTATCAAGCCCGATTGTATGCCGATAATCTAGAGATGTTTAAGCACATCCCTAACCTACGCGGTACAGCGCCTTGGATCCTATTTGACTTTCGTTCCCCCTTCCGGTTCCATCCCAGCAACCAAGAAGGCTGGAATAGAAAAGGACTTGTGTCCGACCAAGGGCATCGAAAAAAAGCCTGGTACTTGATGAAGAGTTATTACGAATCAATTCCATAA
- a CDS encoding glycoside hydrolase family 88 protein, whose amino-acid sequence MKSKYIKSLDMICRPLCLYLILLGLTACSATRAQTNDTSVEATVDSALAFAEKQSLLLAKKYEKQHDQLPRTFQQDKDISSDSRWWCSGFFPGVLWLLYEAHPSAELLAYAKRYTQRVEREQYTTDNHDVGFMIFCSFGNGYRLTKDPHYRSVILTAAKSLSTRYDPAVGLIRSWDHNREQWQYPVIIDNIMNLELLLWAANQSEDSTYSAMVRSHADRTMQHHFRSDYSSYHVVSYDTLSALPHHKQTHQGFSDESSWSRGQAWGLYGYTYLYRETKDRRYLQQAQHIADYLLDHPHMPEDGIPYWDYDSPDIPNTPRDASAASIMASALVELSDFVDGELSHKYRDFAKLQITTLASPRYTAKLGENGGFILKHSVGAYPLHSEIDVPLTYADYYYVEALNKLKKKR is encoded by the coding sequence ATGAAATCAAAATATATAAAATCACTCGATATGATATGTAGACCATTATGCCTGTACCTCATATTGCTCGGCCTGACGGCGTGCAGTGCTACGCGTGCCCAAACCAATGACACCTCCGTGGAAGCTACCGTAGACAGTGCCTTGGCATTTGCCGAAAAGCAGAGTTTACTGCTTGCAAAAAAATACGAAAAGCAGCACGACCAGCTACCACGGACCTTTCAGCAAGACAAAGATATTTCCTCTGACTCCCGATGGTGGTGCAGTGGATTCTTCCCCGGCGTACTATGGCTGCTCTATGAAGCGCATCCCTCTGCAGAGCTGCTGGCCTATGCCAAGCGCTACACGCAACGTGTGGAACGTGAGCAATACACCACTGACAACCACGACGTAGGCTTTATGATATTTTGCAGTTTTGGCAATGGTTATCGACTGACTAAAGATCCGCATTATAGGTCTGTCATACTTACCGCAGCCAAATCGCTGAGCACACGCTATGATCCGGCCGTAGGTCTTATCCGTTCGTGGGACCACAACAGGGAGCAATGGCAATATCCTGTCATCATAGACAACATCATGAACCTAGAGCTATTACTCTGGGCAGCAAACCAATCGGAAGATAGCACGTATAGCGCTATGGTTCGTTCTCATGCCGACCGAACCATGCAGCACCATTTCCGTTCCGACTACAGCTCTTACCACGTAGTATCCTATGACACGCTTAGCGCGCTACCGCACCATAAGCAGACCCACCAAGGTTTCTCCGACGAGTCGTCCTGGAGCCGAGGACAGGCCTGGGGACTTTATGGCTACACCTATCTGTACAGGGAAACAAAAGATCGACGATACCTTCAACAGGCGCAGCACATCGCCGACTACCTGCTCGATCATCCGCACATGCCAGAAGATGGTATTCCCTATTGGGACTACGATAGCCCTGATATCCCGAACACGCCTCGGGATGCATCTGCCGCTAGCATCATGGCCTCGGCTCTTGTTGAGCTCAGCGACTTTGTCGACGGGGAGCTTTCGCACAAATACCGCGACTTCGCTAAACTACAAATTACCACCCTAGCTTCTCCCCGCTACACGGCCAAATTGGGAGAAAACGGCGGTTTTATCCTGAAGCACAGTGTAGGAGCCTATCCGCTACATTCGGAAATCGATGTGCCGTTGACCTATGCAGACTACTACTATGTGGAAGCCCTCAACAAACTGAAAAAGAAACGCTAA
- a CDS encoding hybrid sensor histidine kinase/response regulator transcription factor, protein MEKNCLATIFFILAFRMLYAIDASAYRFHVMPETSYYGGIQSICKDSLGRIWYTGPDALFMYDGNRFHQLNELVSNISPKVKWGYGNLLTDKSGQLYLTSNFGLLKFNYEHFSFELLVGGKIRSVTMHSDGNIYMLSGDSLLRYEQSSGQTAAFALPTNKAFSHIISMDNQLYLSLEGTLYHVDWAKRKFTKYASLGGSASTVNDAVAYRGHYYFLTQRDGLYITDKTGKVTLHVILANNGTASALSKKILLDEKGTIWVATQMGLYLYDPDEQSGEFLRMNLNDAFSLPNNSIWTIYPDPDQGIWIGTYGGKMAYCSLYDAKVRYFTPSPGGLNHPVVSSFQEDEQGNIWIGTEGGGINRWNRKNDSFSHFMRSQGNSPNSNMIKRLKFNTQGSRLLASAFGGGITEYDINTETFYDLGIYSPASHMPLTVYDFVSDEDGNLWMSDPDKSMLYKKTNKGVSTQQVVGADNKKLNLEIEALYIDTDGHLRLITHQGLFVVSRKTLQVLHEYRIESAPYATNMLCSYYLASNGDLWLGTLGKGVNVLSKDGHYRNYSESKDFPAKMVFGILEDEHTKNIWFSTSEGLYFYDTATKNFKKARFYRENTCGSFYIRSAAKTKSGEMLFGGTNGFVMFNPTLTNKNPQKPRVFFTGFLVNNRLETSHTPNSPLHKDISSLSNNIDQQIRLSNKQSNIEIRFSANSYLSADKNEFMYRMVGISDRWLSISNNQKSVQFFNLPAGDYVFEVKASNNDAVWGTAISRLYLHVDPPFFLSWWAYCLYSLLAATLLFFVLRYYTNKKVFKERLALEVLKEKNMRELNLARTNFFTHISHDLKTPLTLVLQPLRQLRESLTEDEKASIYLQHIEKNVLRIQRMISQLLRFREIESQRITLHPQVGDFINFVFDLFGLFEMYANKKEIETQSATHIAHLQVAFDYDIIEKILTNLFSNALKYTPNKGYVGLRIYAASEEEVMMLPKPAQTDEQEYISIEVLNSGDGFSEQQVANLFTSFNRLSSARPAFEESSGLGLAIVKELVDVLDGRIWMENKVDMISFTITLPLRREVGHANLQANLYDYTISEIDAIMLDTTDAKNNAKHTNKGTSLLLIEDDPTMRTYLEQQLSEKYQVYTASDGAEGISKAEKIYPQLIVTDLMMPQYNGFELCRRVRQNFKTSHIPIIMISGMGHQNENKIKALEYGANVFIDKPFQIGYLLQQIDSLLKTQHDLKEKYSKRVTVDPSNVTITSMDEELLQKAMKLIEQHIANPHYSVEDFVSDMNVGRTVLYQKIHDIVGMSIKEFILNFRLKRSAYLLENSDLTISEIAYQTGFNNAKYFSVCFKKQFELSPSEFKKQRNDGVNEIEEKNSNPKA, encoded by the coding sequence ATGGAAAAAAACTGCCTAGCTACCATTTTTTTTATTTTGGCATTCCGAATGCTTTATGCTATTGATGCATCGGCATATCGGTTCCATGTGATGCCCGAGACATCCTATTATGGCGGGATACAAAGCATCTGCAAAGATAGTTTGGGCAGGATTTGGTACACAGGGCCCGATGCACTTTTTATGTATGATGGAAATAGATTCCATCAACTCAATGAGCTGGTATCCAACATATCGCCAAAGGTAAAGTGGGGATATGGCAATCTGCTCACGGATAAAAGTGGGCAGCTCTACCTGACAAGCAACTTTGGTCTCCTAAAGTTTAACTACGAGCACTTCTCATTCGAGTTGCTGGTGGGCGGGAAGATCCGTTCAGTCACAATGCATAGCGATGGCAACATCTACATGCTTTCCGGCGACAGCTTACTGCGCTACGAGCAAAGCAGTGGCCAAACCGCCGCCTTTGCCTTGCCAACAAACAAAGCCTTCAGCCACATCATCAGTATGGACAACCAACTCTACCTTTCCCTAGAGGGCACGCTATACCATGTAGACTGGGCAAAAAGAAAATTTACAAAATATGCCTCCCTAGGCGGCAGCGCCAGCACGGTGAATGACGCTGTGGCCTACCGAGGTCACTACTATTTTCTGACGCAGCGGGACGGTCTTTACATTACCGACAAAACAGGCAAGGTCACCCTGCATGTGATCCTAGCCAATAACGGTACTGCATCGGCGCTATCGAAAAAGATACTCCTGGATGAAAAAGGCACCATATGGGTGGCCACACAGATGGGACTTTATCTTTACGATCCCGACGAGCAGAGCGGCGAATTTCTGCGGATGAATCTCAACGATGCTTTTTCACTACCCAACAATTCCATTTGGACGATCTATCCCGATCCGGATCAGGGTATTTGGATCGGGACCTATGGGGGTAAGATGGCTTACTGCTCCCTTTATGATGCAAAGGTGCGCTACTTTACCCCCAGTCCAGGCGGTCTGAACCATCCCGTAGTGAGCAGCTTTCAGGAAGACGAGCAGGGAAATATATGGATCGGTACTGAAGGCGGCGGAATAAACCGTTGGAATAGGAAGAATGATAGTTTTAGCCATTTTATGCGCTCACAGGGAAATTCGCCCAACTCCAATATGATCAAAAGGCTAAAATTTAATACGCAAGGCTCGAGGCTCTTGGCCTCCGCTTTCGGCGGTGGCATCACGGAATACGATATTAATACTGAAACGTTTTACGATCTAGGCATCTATTCGCCAGCAAGCCACATGCCCTTAACCGTATATGATTTTGTTAGCGACGAGGACGGAAACCTGTGGATGAGCGACCCAGATAAATCAATGCTCTATAAAAAAACTAATAAAGGTGTTTCAACTCAGCAGGTGGTAGGTGCCGATAACAAAAAGCTAAACTTGGAGATTGAAGCGTTATACATCGACACCGATGGCCACCTGAGGCTAATCACCCACCAAGGGCTATTCGTCGTATCACGTAAGACTCTGCAAGTACTGCACGAGTATCGCATTGAAAGCGCACCCTATGCTACAAATATGCTTTGCAGCTACTACCTAGCGAGCAATGGCGATCTGTGGCTTGGTACCCTAGGCAAAGGTGTCAATGTCCTCAGCAAGGATGGCCACTACAGAAACTATAGTGAAAGTAAAGACTTTCCTGCTAAAATGGTCTTTGGTATCTTGGAGGACGAGCATACCAAAAACATTTGGTTCAGCACCAGCGAGGGCCTATATTTTTATGACACAGCGACAAAAAATTTTAAAAAGGCTCGTTTCTATCGCGAAAACACATGCGGATCATTCTACATCCGTTCGGCAGCCAAAACCAAGAGCGGAGAAATGCTCTTCGGCGGCACCAATGGCTTTGTTATGTTCAACCCCACGCTGACCAACAAAAACCCACAAAAACCGCGGGTATTCTTCACCGGCTTTTTAGTGAACAACAGACTGGAGACCAGCCACACACCCAACTCGCCATTGCATAAAGATATCTCCAGCCTCTCCAACAACATCGACCAACAGATACGCCTGTCCAACAAACAGTCCAATATTGAGATCCGCTTTTCTGCCAACAGCTACCTTTCCGCTGATAAGAATGAGTTTATGTATCGCATGGTGGGCATTTCAGACCGCTGGCTATCGATAAGCAACAACCAGAAATCGGTACAATTTTTCAACCTGCCTGCTGGCGACTACGTATTCGAGGTTAAGGCGTCCAACAACGATGCCGTTTGGGGAACGGCTATCTCACGGCTCTATCTTCACGTGGATCCTCCATTTTTTCTGTCTTGGTGGGCTTATTGCCTTTACAGCCTATTAGCCGCAACACTCCTCTTTTTTGTACTGCGCTACTATACGAACAAAAAGGTTTTTAAGGAGCGCCTGGCGCTGGAAGTACTAAAAGAAAAAAATATGCGCGAGCTGAACCTCGCACGAACCAATTTTTTCACGCATATCTCACACGATCTAAAAACGCCGCTTACCTTAGTACTGCAACCTTTGAGGCAGCTCAGAGAGTCCCTTACAGAAGACGAAAAGGCATCGATATACTTGCAACATATCGAAAAAAACGTACTGCGTATCCAGCGTATGATCAGCCAGCTCTTGCGCTTTCGAGAAATTGAGAGCCAACGTATCACCTTACACCCTCAAGTTGGAGATTTTATAAATTTCGTATTCGATCTCTTCGGATTGTTTGAGATGTATGCCAACAAGAAGGAAATTGAAACACAAAGCGCGACACATATTGCACATCTACAAGTAGCCTTCGACTATGACATCATCGAGAAAATACTGACAAACCTCTTCTCCAATGCACTGAAATATACACCAAATAAGGGCTACGTTGGGTTGCGCATATATGCTGCAAGCGAAGAGGAAGTGATGATGCTACCAAAACCGGCGCAAACTGATGAACAGGAATACATCTCCATCGAGGTGCTCAATAGTGGCGATGGTTTTTCCGAGCAGCAGGTTGCAAACCTATTTACCTCTTTTAACCGCCTTTCCTCTGCTCGCCCCGCCTTTGAAGAAAGCTCGGGACTCGGTCTGGCTATTGTCAAAGAACTGGTGGATGTACTTGACGGACGGATATGGATGGAGAACAAAGTAGATATGATTTCTTTTACGATCACCCTTCCCCTACGCCGAGAAGTTGGGCATGCCAATCTACAGGCTAATCTTTACGACTATACGATATCGGAGATTGACGCTATCATGCTTGATACGACGGATGCCAAGAACAACGCGAAACATACAAATAAGGGCACCAGTCTTCTACTGATCGAAGATGATCCTACCATGAGAACCTATCTAGAGCAGCAACTTTCCGAAAAGTATCAGGTTTACACCGCTAGTGATGGAGCAGAAGGCATAAGCAAGGCCGAGAAAATCTATCCACAATTGATAGTCACCGACCTAATGATGCCCCAGTACAACGGATTTGAACTGTGTCGTAGAGTACGACAGAATTTCAAGACCAGCCACATCCCTATTATTATGATCAGTGGCATGGGGCATCAAAATGAAAACAAAATTAAAGCGCTAGAATATGGCGCCAATGTATTTATAGATAAGCCCTTTCAAATTGGCTACCTGCTGCAACAAATAGATAGCCTTTTAAAGACGCAGCACGATCTTAAAGAGAAATACAGCAAAAGGGTAACGGTAGACCCTTCCAATGTGACCATTACTTCGATGGACGAGGAGCTCCTACAAAAAGCTATGAAGCTTATTGAGCAGCATATTGCAAACCCGCATTATTCGGTTGAAGACTTCGTCTCGGACATGAATGTGGGTCGCACCGTTCTTTACCAAAAGATACACGACATTGTGGGCATGTCCATCAAAGAATTTATTCTGAATTTTAGGTTAAAGCGCAGCGCTTATCTATTGGAAAATTCGGACCTTACCATCTCGGAAATAGCTTACCAAACGGGCTTCAATAATGCGAAGTACTTTAGTGTATGCTTTAAAAAACAATTCGAGCTCAGCCCCTCCGAATTTAAAAAACAAAGAAACGATGGGGTTAATGAAATCGAGGAGAAGAATAGCAACCCTAAAGCATAG
- a CDS encoding 2'-5' RNA ligase family protein: MQEKQDAITYILSLRLDQKSQAFFDALRKKHFPPERNYLKAHLTLFHKLPDGAHTFAVLGEIIQDAFDMHVTRLRHLGAGVAYQIESETLQRLHQKLGAAFADDLIPQDKQRFMPHITVQNKVTPAAATALLLELSKSFIPFTARAIGMDLWIYRGGPWEYKEGFIFERS, translated from the coding sequence ATGCAAGAAAAACAAGACGCTATAACCTATATATTGTCGCTTCGGCTAGATCAGAAGAGCCAAGCCTTTTTTGATGCGCTTCGCAAAAAGCACTTTCCGCCTGAGCGGAACTATTTAAAAGCCCATCTAACGTTATTTCACAAATTGCCTGACGGTGCGCACACTTTTGCTGTGTTAGGTGAGATCATCCAAGACGCTTTCGACATGCATGTTACCCGTCTTCGGCATTTGGGAGCTGGAGTAGCTTACCAAATCGAAAGCGAAACTTTACAGCGCCTTCACCAAAAGTTAGGTGCTGCTTTTGCCGATGATCTGATTCCACAAGATAAGCAGCGATTTATGCCGCATATCACGGTGCAGAATAAAGTTACGCCCGCTGCCGCAACAGCATTATTACTGGAACTCAGTAAAAGCTTCATACCCTTCACGGCTCGGGCAATCGGTATGGACCTGTGGATCTATAGGGGCGGGCCATGGGAGTACAAAGAAGGATTCATATTTGAGCGTTCTTGA
- a CDS encoding sugar-binding domain-containing protein: MNAILPHFITCIYTFLLCLGPLLSRSQTIERDLSGSWGFQTDLMDFRRGSLSPRYNHKLQDSIMLPGITDDYQIGYRSPYRHIDRLTRKYEYMGPAWYQRDIEIPAEWEGKQIFLYFERTHWLSSIYVDTKEVSKIDYISVPHNHDLTPYLQPGKTHRITVCIDNRFQYDTHKWNHAHSEFTQINWNGILGDIKMLAVDPVYINDLQVYPQLADKSIRVKLQLNNTLAKKAQTRATFHIAGEGINIEKAVQLSSGDSSFTLETTIPLGPDMKTWDEFNPHLYTINCALQTNLEGKDYEHSRETTFGMREVKQGKNHILLNGRPIHLRGNVENAVFPKTGHAPLDDASWERIMVLMKTYGLNHLRFHSWCPPKAAFRMADKHGIYLEVEMPMWGKDAEPEEKRFAFFRREIQAILQEYGNHPSFILYCNGNEITGNFDFIEELTAQGRKLDPRHLYSGSTARTRVPSDQYYVSQQTNKGPVKVYEGLPSTNWDRNNESDVDVPVISHESGQRCIYPNFQEIEKYANSPVEARNFELFQEMLERNGMLDQADQFFKASGALTVLEYKAVIEALLRSSKSAGFQLLSLNDFPGQGYAPVGILDPFWDSKGLISAEKFREFCAPTVALLRYEKSAYFEHEPFTAQAEVYNYSASAIRRVRPRWWISDEKGNILRKGSLKMHSIARDSVSALGEFSVSLGGLAKTQKLTVHLAINEQVKNSWNIWVYPPPSPIMESTAEVLYTKHYDAAAQRHLAEGKTVILTPSPNQVKGRKSVFHNHFWNPIMFAWPPMTIGCLIHHESPLFKEFNTSYHSDWQWWDILNHAKVIEMQGAPEALRPFIQVIDSYDNNQKLGIGFEAKVNGGKLLLLAVDTEKDIDNRPATRQLMQSIDAYVKGQQFAPKVEVDESFINSFLSK; encoded by the coding sequence ATGAATGCCATCCTACCCCACTTTATTACATGCATATACACTTTCCTACTCTGCCTTGGACCACTTTTATCGCGCAGCCAAACCATCGAACGTGACCTTTCGGGATCATGGGGCTTCCAAACAGACCTCATGGATTTCAGAAGGGGCTCACTCTCTCCAAGGTACAATCACAAGCTCCAAGACAGCATCATGCTGCCGGGCATCACTGATGACTACCAAATCGGATACAGATCGCCCTATCGCCACATCGACCGATTGACCAGAAAATATGAATACATGGGTCCCGCTTGGTACCAGCGCGATATCGAGATCCCAGCAGAATGGGAAGGCAAGCAGATTTTCCTATACTTCGAACGGACACACTGGCTAAGCAGCATTTATGTAGATACCAAAGAAGTAAGCAAGATAGACTATATCAGTGTACCTCATAACCATGACCTTACACCTTATCTTCAGCCAGGCAAGACCCATCGCATTACCGTATGCATTGATAACAGGTTCCAATACGATACCCACAAATGGAACCACGCACATTCAGAATTTACACAGATCAACTGGAACGGTATACTCGGAGATATCAAGATGTTGGCTGTTGATCCAGTATATATTAACGATCTGCAAGTATATCCTCAACTTGCAGATAAGAGCATTCGCGTGAAGCTGCAACTCAACAATACCCTTGCTAAGAAAGCACAGACGCGTGCTACCTTCCATATTGCAGGAGAAGGTATTAACATCGAGAAAGCGGTGCAGCTGAGCAGCGGTGACTCTAGCTTTACACTAGAAACAACAATACCGCTGGGTCCTGATATGAAAACCTGGGACGAGTTCAACCCGCACCTGTACACAATAAACTGTGCACTGCAGACCAACCTCGAGGGTAAGGACTACGAGCATTCTCGAGAAACGACCTTCGGCATGCGGGAAGTAAAACAGGGCAAGAACCATATCCTGCTCAACGGCCGGCCCATCCACCTACGCGGAAATGTCGAGAATGCGGTATTCCCCAAGACCGGACACGCCCCCCTAGATGACGCTTCATGGGAGCGCATCATGGTTTTGATGAAAACATATGGACTCAACCACTTACGGTTTCACTCATGGTGCCCTCCAAAGGCCGCGTTCCGCATGGCCGATAAGCACGGAATCTATCTGGAGGTCGAAATGCCCATGTGGGGTAAGGATGCCGAACCTGAGGAAAAAAGATTTGCCTTTTTCAGGCGCGAGATCCAGGCCATATTGCAAGAATATGGAAATCATCCCTCATTCATCCTATATTGCAACGGGAATGAGATCACTGGTAACTTCGACTTTATCGAAGAACTGACGGCCCAAGGCCGCAAGCTTGATCCGCGTCATCTCTATAGTGGATCGACAGCGCGCACACGTGTGCCCTCGGATCAGTACTATGTGTCACAGCAGACCAACAAAGGCCCAGTGAAAGTGTACGAAGGATTACCCAGCACTAACTGGGACAGGAATAATGAGTCGGATGTTGACGTGCCGGTCATATCGCACGAATCGGGTCAGCGCTGTATTTATCCAAATTTTCAAGAGATCGAAAAGTATGCCAATAGCCCTGTTGAAGCACGCAATTTTGAGCTATTCCAAGAGATGCTAGAGCGCAACGGCATGCTCGATCAAGCAGACCAGTTTTTTAAAGCCTCTGGGGCCTTAACGGTACTGGAGTATAAAGCCGTGATCGAGGCATTACTACGTTCATCTAAGTCGGCAGGCTTTCAGCTGCTTTCACTCAATGACTTTCCCGGACAAGGTTATGCGCCAGTTGGCATCCTTGATCCCTTTTGGGACTCGAAAGGTCTTATCAGCGCCGAAAAATTCCGAGAGTTCTGCGCTCCCACCGTGGCGCTACTTCGCTATGAAAAAAGCGCTTATTTTGAACACGAGCCGTTCACTGCGCAAGCTGAGGTATATAATTACAGTGCATCGGCCATACGGCGAGTGCGCCCAAGGTGGTGGATAAGCGATGAGAAGGGAAATATACTAAGAAAAGGCAGTCTCAAGATGCATTCCATTGCTAGGGACAGCGTGTCTGCGCTCGGGGAGTTTTCCGTATCGTTAGGTGGCCTCGCCAAAACACAAAAGCTGACCGTTCACCTAGCCATAAATGAGCAGGTAAAAAACAGCTGGAACATATGGGTCTACCCTCCCCCCTCTCCCATCATGGAGTCTACAGCGGAAGTACTCTACACCAAGCATTATGATGCTGCTGCCCAGCGCCATCTGGCCGAAGGTAAAACGGTGATCTTAACACCTTCGCCCAACCAGGTAAAAGGTCGTAAATCGGTGTTCCACAACCATTTTTGGAACCCTATCATGTTTGCTTGGCCACCTATGACCATCGGCTGCCTGATCCACCATGAGTCACCTCTATTCAAAGAGTTTAATACTTCGTACCACAGCGACTGGCAATGGTGGGATATTCTGAACCACGCCAAGGTCATCGAGATGCAGGGAGCACCTGAGGCTCTACGCCCCTTTATACAGGTGATCGACAGCTACGATAACAACCAAAAATTAGGAATAGGCTTTGAGGCGAAAGTAAATGGTGGCAAACTATTGCTGCTGGCCGTAGATACCGAAAAGGACATCGATAATAGACCGGCCACCCGTCAGTTGATGCAAAGTATTGATGCCTATGTAAAAGGACAGCAATTTGCGCCAAAAGTAGAAGTCGATGAATCGTTCATTAATTCATTCTTATCAAAATAA